The following are encoded in a window of Amycolatopsis lexingtonensis genomic DNA:
- a CDS encoding response regulator transcription factor, with protein MIKVLLAEDMHMVRGALVALLNLESDIEVVAEVSTGDQILPAAKAAQPDVAIIDIDLPGKDGLSAAIEIHESLPDVHTLILTSLGRPGTVRRALDAKVNGFLLKDAPSDKLANAVRSVAIGRRVIDSELALAAWETDDCPLTPREIEILSLAARGRTVADIASELFLSAGTVRNYLAAVVTKLNARNRVHAIRIATEAEWL; from the coding sequence GTGATCAAGGTGTTGCTGGCCGAGGACATGCACATGGTCCGCGGCGCGCTCGTCGCCTTGCTGAACCTCGAATCCGACATCGAGGTCGTGGCCGAGGTGTCCACGGGCGACCAGATCCTGCCCGCCGCGAAGGCGGCCCAGCCCGACGTCGCGATCATCGACATCGACCTGCCGGGCAAGGACGGTCTCTCCGCGGCCATCGAAATCCACGAAAGCCTGCCGGACGTCCACACGCTGATCCTGACCAGCCTCGGCCGGCCGGGCACGGTGCGCCGGGCGCTGGACGCCAAGGTGAACGGCTTCCTGCTCAAGGACGCACCGTCCGACAAGCTGGCGAACGCGGTCCGTTCGGTCGCGATCGGACGCCGGGTCATCGACAGCGAACTGGCGCTCGCCGCCTGGGAAACCGACGACTGCCCGCTGACCCCGCGCGAGATCGAGATCCTGTCGCTGGCGGCACGCGGGCGCACGGTGGCCGACATCGCGTCCGAGCTGTTCCTGTCGGCGGGCACGGTCCGCAACTACCTGGCCGCGGTGGTGACGAAGCTGAACGCCCGCAACCGGGTCCACGCCATCCGCATCGCCACCGAAGCCGAGTGGCTCTGA
- a CDS encoding DUF899 family protein, protein MSELTVPELDRPRVVAGAEYLFEGSRGRVSLAELFGGHQRLAVHHPMADHSGPADLVPAADVAAALDDPGLRLVLVSRASYAKFAQYRRHLGWDVAVFSAAGTRFTEDFPATRHIPGAAGGDSWDDDESGLSFFRLSQGSVLHTGSVAVPRLDFLGLLAHAFGFPPAPDGR, encoded by the coding sequence ATGTCGGAGCTGACCGTGCCGGAGCTTGACCGCCCCCGCGTCGTCGCCGGGGCCGAGTACCTGTTCGAGGGTTCGCGGGGCCGGGTCTCGCTCGCCGAGCTGTTCGGTGGTCACCAGCGCCTGGCCGTGCACCACCCGATGGCCGACCACAGCGGACCCGCCGATCTGGTGCCCGCCGCCGACGTCGCGGCCGCGCTGGACGACCCCGGCCTGCGGCTGGTGCTGGTGTCCCGTGCGTCCTACGCGAAGTTCGCGCAGTACCGGCGGCACCTCGGCTGGGACGTCGCCGTGTTCTCGGCCGCGGGCACCCGGTTCACCGAGGACTTCCCCGCGACCCGGCACATCCCCGGTGCCGCGGGTGGCGATTCGTGGGACGACGACGAGTCCGGGCTGAGCTTCTTCCGGCTCTCACAGGGTTCGGTGCTGCACACCGGATCGGTCGCCGTGCCGCGTCTCGACTTCCTCGGGCTGCTCGCGCACGCCTTCGGGTTCCCGCCCGCGCCGGATGGCCGCTGA
- a CDS encoding sensor histidine kinase: MSPVAALEPTGRSATAEPRGTTAADRRPRLATYLAAAILVTVVAGFGLIGVVSLLPNSVDAWEGAYAIAAVSGLLGIQLLWFGRPAARLDSVTSRVLLAVMVVLAYAPVATFGLFWADMPDFVGGAVLLVLPPRYAWPAAGAVWLSIPFIYWYHDAEPLTVVYNAIAATFYIILFYLLARLPRMVNELHEARSELAQRAVAEQRLAFARDLHDLLGLSLSAIALKGELVHRLMRKSADRAKAELAEITATAQRTLSDVRAVSHGYRELSLEKESRTAETLLSASDIAVQIHLDRGDLPVQAGTLLARVLREGVTNVLRYSEVEHCEIDVRQHDGKVTLEIVNDGVTRDDPALAPDSKLRALPDEVAALGGTATVKTGADGRFRLRVELPVPDRTASAAAPEAERQSVVTESKRIRWLLPTAMTMMGCGATVHVLELTREAWQVALVVGCVVALLALQFSYFNRPSTQLPSTQSYGMLFVQACLTYLPLLPLGPNWVSVPGLLIGSSLLVLPPVAGWAFFAVNIAAYAEIQRISGADITSTVFYTAATVLTGLAVFGLLWLVRLVTELDNTRRRLAEMALAEERLRFARDLHDLLGMSLSAIALKSELTARVLPLDRDRAAEELTEVLGLTRQALSDVRSVASGYRELSLDSESRTAKSVLAAADVRVRMEMLEEDLPMPVRTVLAVVLREGVTNVLRHSRVESCEIAMRRTGNGICLDIVNDGVERNGDGPRPARREPEAAGEPEVAETPAVPAPRVPASVVTSRETSPGSGIGNLSHRVADLGGELTAGVEPDGRFRLRAVVPV, translated from the coding sequence ATGTCTCCGGTCGCCGCACTCGAGCCCACCGGACGCTCGGCGACCGCCGAACCGCGCGGCACCACCGCGGCGGACCGGCGCCCCCGGCTGGCCACCTACCTGGCCGCGGCCATCCTCGTCACCGTCGTCGCCGGGTTCGGCCTGATCGGCGTGGTCAGCCTGCTGCCGAACTCGGTCGACGCCTGGGAGGGCGCGTACGCCATCGCCGCCGTCTCCGGGCTGCTGGGCATCCAGCTGCTGTGGTTCGGCAGGCCCGCCGCGCGGCTCGACTCGGTGACCAGCCGGGTCCTGCTCGCCGTCATGGTCGTGCTGGCCTACGCGCCCGTCGCGACCTTCGGCCTCTTCTGGGCGGACATGCCGGACTTCGTCGGCGGCGCGGTGCTGCTCGTGCTGCCCCCGAGGTACGCCTGGCCCGCGGCCGGCGCGGTCTGGCTCAGCATCCCCTTCATCTACTGGTACCACGACGCCGAGCCGCTGACCGTGGTCTACAACGCGATCGCGGCGACCTTCTACATCATCCTGTTCTACCTGCTGGCCCGGCTGCCCCGGATGGTCAACGAGCTGCACGAGGCCCGCAGCGAACTGGCCCAGCGCGCGGTCGCCGAACAGCGGCTCGCCTTCGCCCGCGACCTGCACGACCTGCTCGGGCTGAGCCTGTCGGCGATCGCGCTCAAGGGCGAGCTCGTGCACCGGCTGATGCGCAAGTCCGCGGACCGGGCCAAGGCGGAGCTCGCCGAGATCACCGCGACCGCGCAGCGCACGCTGTCCGACGTCCGCGCGGTCTCGCACGGCTACCGCGAGCTGTCGCTGGAGAAGGAGTCCCGGACGGCCGAGACGCTGCTGTCGGCGTCCGACATCGCCGTCCAGATCCACCTCGACCGCGGTGACCTGCCGGTCCAGGCCGGGACGCTGCTCGCGCGGGTGCTGCGCGAAGGGGTCACGAACGTCCTGCGGTACAGCGAAGTCGAGCACTGCGAAATCGACGTCCGGCAGCACGACGGCAAGGTCACCCTCGAGATCGTGAACGACGGCGTGACGAGGGACGACCCCGCGCTCGCCCCGGACAGCAAGCTCCGGGCGCTGCCTGACGAAGTGGCCGCGCTCGGCGGCACGGCGACCGTGAAGACCGGCGCCGACGGGCGTTTCCGGCTCCGCGTCGAGCTCCCCGTGCCCGACCGGACGGCGAGCGCCGCCGCGCCCGAGGCCGAGCGGCAGTCGGTGGTGACCGAGTCGAAGCGGATCCGCTGGCTGCTGCCGACGGCGATGACCATGATGGGGTGCGGCGCGACCGTGCACGTGCTCGAGCTGACCAGGGAGGCGTGGCAGGTCGCCCTGGTCGTCGGCTGCGTCGTCGCGCTGCTGGCCCTGCAGTTCTCGTACTTCAACCGGCCCTCGACCCAGCTGCCGTCGACGCAGAGCTACGGCATGCTGTTCGTCCAGGCCTGCCTGACCTACCTGCCGCTGCTGCCGCTCGGGCCGAACTGGGTGAGCGTGCCCGGGTTGCTGATCGGCAGTTCCCTGCTGGTCCTGCCGCCGGTGGCGGGCTGGGCGTTCTTCGCCGTCAACATCGCCGCCTACGCGGAGATCCAGCGGATTTCGGGCGCGGACATCACCTCGACGGTCTTCTACACGGCCGCCACCGTGCTGACCGGGCTGGCGGTGTTCGGGCTGCTGTGGCTGGTGCGGCTGGTCACCGAGCTCGACAACACCCGGCGCCGGCTGGCCGAGATGGCGCTGGCCGAGGAACGGCTGCGGTTCGCCCGCGACCTGCACGACCTGCTCGGCATGAGCCTGTCCGCGATCGCGCTGAAGAGCGAGCTGACCGCGCGGGTGCTGCCGCTGGACCGCGACCGCGCCGCCGAGGAGCTGACCGAGGTCCTCGGCCTGACGCGGCAAGCTCTTTCCGACGTCCGCTCGGTCGCCAGCGGCTACCGCGAACTTTCCCTCGACAGCGAGTCCCGCACCGCCAAGTCCGTGCTCGCGGCCGCCGACGTCCGGGTGCGGATGGAGATGCTCGAGGAGGACCTGCCGATGCCGGTGCGGACGGTGCTGGCCGTCGTGCTGCGCGAAGGCGTCACGAACGTCCTGCGGCACAGCCGGGTGGAGAGCTGCGAAATCGCGATGCGCCGCACGGGCAACGGGATCTGCCTCGACATCGTCAACGACGGCGTCGAGCGAAACGGGGACGGGCCCCGCCCGGCCCGCCGCGAACCCGAAGCGGCCGGAGAACCCGAGGTGGCGGAAACCCCCGCGGTGCCCGCACCGCGGGTTCCGGCTTCCGTCGTCACGTCGCGGGAAACCTCGCCGGGCAGCGGGATCGGCAACCTGTCGCACCGGGTCGCCGACCTCGGCGGCGAGCTCACCGCCGGGGTCGAGCCGGACGGCCGCTTCCGGCTGCGCGCGGTCGTGCCGGTCTGA
- a CDS encoding response regulator transcription factor has translation MIRVLVAEDMHIVRGALVALLRLEPDIEVVAEVASGLEILPTAKAKQAQVAVIDIDLPGKDGLTAAGELHEQLPECRTLILTSLGRPGTLRRALDAKVGGFLLKDAPPDKLANAVRGVLAGRRMVDGDLALAAWDTVDCPLTGRELDVLRMTAQGYGTVEVAARLYLSAGTVRNYLTTVVAKLNARNRVDAIRIAEESGWL, from the coding sequence GTGATCAGAGTGCTGGTTGCCGAGGACATGCACATCGTACGGGGCGCACTGGTCGCCTTGCTGCGGCTGGAGCCCGACATCGAGGTGGTCGCGGAGGTCGCGTCGGGGCTGGAGATCCTGCCCACCGCGAAGGCCAAGCAAGCGCAGGTGGCGGTCATCGACATCGACCTGCCGGGCAAGGACGGCCTCACCGCGGCCGGTGAGCTGCACGAACAGCTCCCGGAGTGCCGGACCCTCATCCTGACCAGCCTGGGCCGGCCGGGGACGCTCAGGCGTGCCCTGGACGCCAAGGTGGGCGGGTTCCTGCTGAAGGACGCGCCGCCCGACAAGCTGGCCAACGCCGTCCGCGGGGTGCTCGCGGGACGGCGCATGGTCGACGGGGACCTGGCGCTGGCCGCCTGGGACACCGTGGACTGCCCGCTCACCGGCCGCGAGCTCGACGTGCTGCGGATGACCGCGCAGGGCTACGGGACCGTCGAAGTCGCCGCGCGCCTGTACCTGTCGGCCGGCACGGTCCGGAACTACCTGACGACCGTCGTCGCGAAGCTCAACGCCCGCAACCGGGTCGACGCCATCCGCATCGCCGAAGAGTCCGGCTGGCTCTGA
- a CDS encoding TOMM precursor leader peptide-binding protein: MRTTAVNARVPEDGGSTPARAPAFRRHLRAEVRAGKGAYLFSEQGVIAMRGAKIESLAALLDGKHDLDGLLRDRPGGMAPEEVAALLAQLVDAGLVTLRSQSDEERLGDERALAYWDACGVDADLVAARQGTVRLTAVGDSADGVDTGAVERALAGAGLGVVRADAGSADLSVVLCADYLDPRLAVVDAEHRRSGRPWLLARPFGAQVWIGPVLQPTGACWHCLTHRLWGHRHAEACVQEELGHAGPARRPMPALPPLTSAAAHLVALEAAKWVAGYRYHGQQCVWTLDTLDLQGRLHELRRRPQCPGCGDPWQVAWRSVRPVTLRPAKKATTGGGGHRTATPSQMLERHRHLISPVTGIIKEIQPDPAAPPFANAYRSGPNVARGITGMAALRAGLRCENGGKGVSPLDAEVSALCEAAERFSGNFQGDELRIRGSYEELGDEAVHPNSCMLFADQQYADRVAWNRAHADFQQVPEPFDPAARTDWTPVWSPSGRRRLLPTSYLYYGTPRESAARGVRADSNGAAAGSSLEDAILQGALELVERDAVALWWYNRTPVPGVDLASFADAWLEEMSGNYAAIGRELWVLDVTSDLGIPVAVALSRRTDGPHEDIMMGFGAHLDPRIAVRRAVTELNQMLPIVREAGQGLDDPDARRWLAYATVANQPYLRPAAGQRMRTAADFPFVNRPDVRDDVEALGRVFDRAGLELLVLDQTRPDVGIPVVKVLVPGLRPFWARFAPGRLFDVPVALGRLETPTPYARLNPFPMFL; this comes from the coding sequence ATGCGCACGACAGCTGTCAACGCACGGGTTCCGGAAGACGGCGGCTCGACGCCGGCGCGGGCCCCGGCCTTCCGCCGTCACCTCCGGGCCGAGGTCAGGGCGGGCAAAGGGGCGTACCTGTTCTCCGAACAGGGCGTGATCGCGATGCGCGGCGCGAAGATCGAGTCGCTCGCCGCGCTTCTGGACGGTAAGCACGACCTCGACGGGCTGCTGCGCGATCGGCCCGGCGGGATGGCGCCGGAGGAGGTCGCGGCGCTGCTGGCGCAGCTGGTCGACGCCGGGCTGGTGACGTTGCGCAGCCAGAGCGACGAAGAGCGGCTCGGTGACGAACGCGCGCTGGCTTACTGGGACGCGTGCGGCGTGGACGCCGACCTCGTCGCCGCACGGCAGGGCACCGTGCGGCTGACGGCGGTCGGCGACAGCGCCGACGGAGTGGACACCGGTGCGGTCGAGCGGGCGCTCGCCGGTGCCGGGCTCGGGGTGGTGCGCGCGGACGCCGGCTCCGCCGACCTGTCGGTCGTGCTGTGCGCCGACTACCTCGACCCGCGGCTGGCCGTGGTCGACGCCGAGCACCGGCGGTCCGGGCGGCCGTGGCTGCTGGCTCGCCCGTTCGGCGCCCAGGTGTGGATCGGCCCGGTGCTGCAGCCGACCGGGGCCTGCTGGCACTGCCTGACCCACCGGTTGTGGGGCCACCGGCACGCCGAAGCGTGCGTGCAGGAGGAACTGGGCCACGCCGGCCCGGCGCGCCGCCCGATGCCGGCGTTGCCGCCGCTGACCTCGGCCGCGGCGCACCTCGTCGCGCTGGAGGCGGCCAAGTGGGTGGCCGGGTACCGCTACCACGGCCAGCAGTGCGTGTGGACGCTCGACACCCTGGACCTGCAGGGCAGGCTGCACGAACTGCGCCGCCGCCCGCAGTGCCCCGGCTGCGGCGACCCGTGGCAGGTCGCGTGGCGGTCGGTCCGCCCGGTGACGCTGCGGCCGGCGAAGAAGGCGACCACCGGCGGCGGCGGGCACCGCACGGCGACGCCGTCGCAGATGCTCGAACGGCACCGGCACCTGATCAGCCCGGTCACCGGGATCATCAAGGAGATCCAGCCGGACCCGGCCGCGCCGCCGTTCGCCAACGCCTACCGCTCCGGCCCCAACGTCGCCCGCGGCATCACCGGGATGGCCGCGCTGCGCGCCGGGCTGCGCTGCGAGAACGGCGGCAAGGGCGTCAGCCCGCTCGACGCCGAGGTCAGCGCGCTCTGCGAGGCGGCGGAACGGTTCTCCGGCAACTTCCAGGGCGACGAACTGCGCATCCGCGGCTCCTACGAAGAACTGGGCGACGAAGCCGTCCACCCCAACAGCTGCATGCTCTTCGCCGACCAGCAGTACGCCGACCGGGTCGCCTGGAACCGGGCGCACGCCGACTTCCAGCAGGTCCCCGAGCCGTTCGACCCGGCGGCCCGCACCGACTGGACGCCCGTGTGGTCGCCGTCGGGGCGCCGCCGCCTGCTGCCGACGTCCTACCTGTACTACGGGACCCCGCGGGAGAGCGCGGCGCGCGGGGTGCGCGCGGACTCGAACGGCGCGGCGGCGGGCAGCAGCCTGGAGGACGCGATCCTGCAGGGCGCGCTCGAACTCGTCGAACGCGACGCCGTGGCGCTGTGGTGGTATAACCGCACGCCGGTGCCGGGGGTCGACCTGGCGTCCTTCGCCGACGCGTGGCTGGAGGAGATGTCCGGAAACTACGCGGCGATCGGCCGCGAGCTGTGGGTCCTCGACGTGACCTCCGACCTCGGGATCCCGGTGGCCGTCGCGCTTTCGCGGCGAACCGACGGCCCGCACGAAGACATCATGATGGGCTTCGGCGCGCACCTCGACCCGCGGATCGCGGTGCGCCGCGCGGTGACCGAGCTCAACCAGATGCTGCCGATCGTGCGCGAAGCCGGCCAAGGGCTCGACGACCCGGACGCGCGGCGCTGGCTGGCCTACGCGACCGTCGCGAACCAGCCGTACCTGCGGCCGGCGGCGGGGCAGCGGATGCGGACCGCCGCGGACTTCCCGTTCGTCAACCGGCCCGACGTCCGCGACGACGTCGAGGCGCTGGGCCGGGTGTTCGACCGCGCGGGCCTGGAACTGCTGGTGCTCGACCAGACGCGCCCGGACGTCGGGATCCCCGTGGTCAAGGTGCTCGTCCCGGGGCTGCGCCCCTTCTGGGCCCGGTTCGCGCCCGGCCGGCTCTTCGACGTCCCGGTCGCATTGGGCAGGCTCGAAACGCCGACCCCGTACGCGCGGCTCAACCCGTTCCCGATGTTCCTCTGA
- a CDS encoding SagB/ThcOx family dehydrogenase, which translates to MPADRQEGIPETVRLWSLTEDTLLEAGDDDTIVAITWWGEYELAGIPGPVRESLGRMVLGPVSMGNLASSASGGPEAWAGALRRALNRLSGSVVHSLALNDGRGPLLSAIPVTQNPVFPSDPVPPERLIKLSRFSAMRPDSGGLLLESPRARYRVALLRPPAVSVASSLARPVTVAQVAETTGLAEAVVADIAAFLVSAGVVLAADDWAEFAEDGDDDLAVWSQDDLMFHARSRTWQKGGSSEPGPRRTGAEPPVVKQITAGPTFPLHRPDPAALKANDPTLSSLLEEDHVCPEVTERALSAEQIGEFLFRAARVRSIGPTYLPGGPGHEASQRPYFSVACLYELEIYVAINRCAGLGRGIYHYDPLWHTLTLINDDAVALDGLLDLAMIGAGSHRRPSVLLTMTARMSRIAWVLGSAAYATTLLHVGALQQVLYLSAKAMGLAAHAVPVDAGDRVDRSLKLEWPAEVSVGECVLDFPGVG; encoded by the coding sequence TTGCCTGCAGACCGCCAGGAGGGGATCCCGGAGACCGTCCGGCTCTGGTCCCTCACCGAAGACACCCTGCTGGAGGCGGGGGACGACGACACGATCGTCGCGATCACCTGGTGGGGTGAGTACGAGCTGGCGGGCATCCCAGGGCCGGTTCGCGAATCACTGGGCCGGATGGTGCTCGGCCCGGTCTCGATGGGCAACCTCGCTTCCTCGGCCAGCGGTGGCCCCGAAGCTTGGGCGGGCGCGCTGCGCCGCGCCCTCAACCGGCTGTCCGGCTCGGTCGTGCACTCCCTGGCGCTCAACGACGGCCGCGGGCCGCTGCTTTCGGCGATCCCGGTGACGCAGAACCCGGTTTTCCCGAGCGATCCGGTGCCACCCGAGCGGCTCATCAAGCTTTCCCGGTTCTCGGCGATGCGGCCGGACAGCGGCGGGCTGCTGCTCGAATCGCCCCGCGCCCGGTACCGCGTCGCGCTGCTGCGGCCGCCCGCGGTGAGCGTGGCGTCGTCGCTCGCGCGGCCGGTCACCGTCGCGCAGGTCGCCGAGACCACCGGGCTGGCCGAAGCGGTGGTGGCCGACATCGCCGCCTTCCTGGTGTCGGCAGGCGTGGTGCTGGCGGCCGACGACTGGGCCGAGTTCGCCGAGGACGGCGACGACGACCTCGCCGTCTGGTCGCAGGACGACCTGATGTTCCACGCCCGCAGCCGGACGTGGCAGAAGGGCGGGTCCTCGGAACCGGGACCGCGCCGGACGGGCGCGGAGCCCCCGGTGGTCAAGCAGATCACCGCGGGCCCCACGTTCCCGCTGCACCGCCCCGACCCGGCCGCGCTCAAGGCGAACGACCCCACGCTGAGCTCATTGCTCGAAGAAGACCACGTGTGCCCCGAGGTCACCGAACGCGCGTTGTCGGCCGAGCAGATCGGGGAGTTCCTCTTCCGCGCGGCGCGGGTGCGGTCCATCGGGCCGACCTACCTGCCCGGCGGGCCCGGCCACGAGGCGTCCCAGCGGCCGTACTTCAGCGTCGCCTGCCTGTACGAGCTCGAAATCTACGTCGCCATCAACCGGTGCGCGGGTCTCGGGCGCGGGATCTACCACTACGACCCGCTGTGGCACACGCTGACGCTCATCAACGACGACGCGGTGGCCCTGGACGGCCTGCTCGACCTGGCGATGATCGGGGCGGGCAGCCACCGCAGGCCGTCGGTGCTGCTGACGATGACCGCGCGGATGTCGCGGATCGCCTGGGTGCTGGGCAGCGCCGCGTACGCGACGACGCTGCTGCACGTCGGCGCGCTCCAGCAGGTCCTGTACCTCTCGGCGAAGGCGATGGGGCTCGCCGCGCACGCCGTGCCGGTCGACGCCGGCGACCGCGTCGACCGCTCGCTGAAGCTGGAGTGGCCCGCCGAAGTGAGCGTCGGCGAGTGCGTCCTCGACTTCCCCGGGGTCGGTTGA
- a CDS encoding sensor histidine kinase, whose product MRFRRRAAPPAEERRDSRALVLGAQAVAAVGVALLAVLPVLTGAEPWFLRPAALACAAGLVAGHLCWFARGRVRRPWLALTVQAALGFGPLLPLGASWSTASGFFAGGLLLVSPPARAVPWALLACVVAGVVSVVPSWPAGWLEAGLGSAVSAGVAALSLFGLATAARVVAGRAQEVCELKRRTIAEERMRFSRDLHDLLGLSLSAITLKGELVDRLVPGKPELAKAELSELLVMSRRALADVRTIAAGYRELSLEEECRAAADVLSAAGTRVTVARSGIGELPSPVATTLGTVLREGVTNVVRHSTASWCAFSVSTEDGTAWLEIVNDGANGAGDGGESSGAGLRNLGDRVEAMNGTLTTEVGPDGTHRLLVAIPVGSVRRERPRAS is encoded by the coding sequence TTGCGGTTTCGGAGGCGGGCCGCGCCGCCCGCGGAGGAGCGGCGGGATTCCCGCGCGCTCGTGCTCGGCGCGCAAGCCGTGGCCGCCGTCGGCGTGGCCTTGCTGGCCGTCCTGCCGGTGCTGACCGGTGCGGAGCCGTGGTTCCTGCGGCCGGCCGCGCTGGCCTGTGCCGCGGGGCTGGTGGCCGGGCACCTGTGCTGGTTCGCCCGTGGCCGGGTCCGGCGCCCGTGGCTGGCACTGACCGTGCAGGCCGCACTGGGTTTCGGGCCGTTGCTGCCGCTCGGGGCGTCGTGGAGCACCGCGAGCGGGTTCTTCGCCGGTGGCCTGCTGCTGGTGTCGCCGCCGGCCAGAGCGGTCCCCTGGGCGCTGCTCGCGTGCGTCGTGGCCGGAGTCGTTTCCGTGGTGCCGAGCTGGCCCGCCGGCTGGCTCGAGGCCGGACTGGGGAGCGCGGTGTCGGCCGGTGTGGCGGCGCTGTCGCTGTTCGGGCTCGCGACGGCCGCGAGGGTGGTCGCCGGGCGGGCGCAGGAGGTGTGCGAGCTGAAGCGCCGGACCATCGCCGAGGAACGCATGCGGTTCTCCCGCGACCTCCACGACCTGCTGGGATTGAGCCTTTCGGCCATCACCCTCAAGGGTGAACTCGTGGATCGCCTGGTGCCCGGCAAACCGGAGCTGGCCAAGGCGGAGCTTTCGGAGCTGCTCGTGATGTCCCGGCGCGCGCTGGCCGACGTCCGCACGATCGCGGCCGGCTACCGCGAGCTGTCGCTGGAGGAGGAGTGCCGCGCGGCGGCGGACGTGCTGAGCGCGGCGGGCACCCGCGTGACGGTCGCCCGGTCCGGCATCGGCGAGCTGCCCTCGCCGGTGGCCACGACGCTGGGGACGGTGCTGCGCGAAGGCGTGACGAACGTGGTGCGCCACAGCACCGCGAGCTGGTGCGCGTTTTCGGTGAGCACGGAGGACGGCACGGCCTGGCTGGAGATCGTCAACGACGGCGCGAACGGCGCGGGCGACGGTGGCGAGAGTTCCGGGGCCGGGCTGCGGAACCTGGGCGACCGCGTGGAGGCCATGAACGGCACGCTGACGACCGAAGTGGGCCCGGACGGCACCCACCGCCTGCTGGTGGCCATCCCGGTCGGCTCGGTGCGGCGGGAACGCCCGCGCGCCAGCTGA
- a CDS encoding winged helix-turn-helix transcriptional regulator: MPTSARTYGQFCGLARALEIVGERWSLLVVRDLMLGPKRFTDLQRTLPRIPVSILTSRLNELEESGVVRRRVLSQLDGGIVYELTEYGTELDHIVLDLGLWGSRSLTYPKPDEVFTLDTAIISLYTTFQEEAATGVHVNYELHHPGDMVVHAMVDDGALKASAGALPAADLVIEPQGPALLDLLNGSLSAPDAIASGKVRVEGDPAHLDLFTRLFRVPPAPDRPTGLVAH, encoded by the coding sequence ATGCCTACCTCTGCTCGCACCTACGGACAGTTCTGCGGCCTGGCCCGGGCGCTCGAGATCGTCGGCGAGCGCTGGTCGCTGCTCGTCGTCCGTGACCTCATGCTCGGCCCGAAGCGCTTCACCGACCTGCAGCGCACGCTGCCGCGCATCCCGGTGAGCATCCTGACTTCGCGGCTCAACGAGCTCGAGGAGTCGGGCGTGGTCCGCCGGCGCGTGCTGTCGCAGCTCGACGGCGGCATCGTCTACGAGCTCACCGAGTACGGCACCGAGCTCGACCACATCGTGCTCGACCTCGGCCTGTGGGGCTCGCGGTCGCTGACCTACCCGAAGCCGGACGAGGTCTTCACGCTCGACACCGCGATCATCTCGCTCTACACGACCTTCCAGGAGGAGGCCGCCACGGGCGTGCACGTCAACTACGAGCTGCACCACCCCGGCGACATGGTCGTGCACGCGATGGTCGACGACGGCGCGCTCAAGGCGTCCGCGGGCGCGCTGCCCGCCGCCGACCTGGTGATCGAGCCGCAGGGACCGGCGCTGCTGGACCTGCTGAACGGCAGCCTGTCGGCGCCGGACGCGATCGCCAGCGGCAAGGTCCGCGTCGAGGGCGACCCGGCGCACCTGGACCTGTTCACCCGCCTGTTCCGCGTCCCGCCGGCGCCCGACCGCCCGACCGGCCTGGTCGCGCACTGA
- a CDS encoding helix-turn-helix domain-containing protein: MDEIVRQAVARAIVTMRDNLGERLTIDDLARAAMFSKFHFTRVFLRVTGLSPGRFLSALRLAEAKRLLATTVISVADISHQVGYNSVGTFSARFSGSVGISPSGYRQLHGMAPRIADRQAEPGSGATVRGQLRLSSPADVGPVFVGLFSARIAEGTPARHVVVPGPGPYALADVPLGSWYVLTHAFGTCALDGNQALRPFTGLTGPVHIQRGVTASLADVRLRPRHGFDPPVLLALPDLRQAAVSRSLAS; encoded by the coding sequence ATGGATGAGATCGTCCGGCAAGCTGTGGCACGAGCGATCGTGACCATGCGAGACAACCTGGGCGAGCGGCTCACGATCGACGACCTCGCCCGCGCGGCCATGTTCAGCAAGTTCCACTTCACCCGCGTGTTCCTGCGGGTCACCGGGCTCTCGCCCGGGCGGTTCCTCTCGGCCCTGCGGCTGGCGGAGGCGAAACGCCTGCTCGCGACCACCGTGATCTCGGTGGCCGACATCAGCCACCAGGTCGGGTACAACAGCGTCGGCACGTTCAGCGCGCGGTTCAGCGGCAGCGTCGGCATCTCGCCGTCGGGCTACCGCCAGCTGCACGGCATGGCGCCGCGGATCGCCGACCGGCAGGCCGAGCCGGGCTCGGGCGCCACCGTGCGGGGGCAGCTGCGCCTCTCCTCGCCGGCCGACGTCGGACCGGTGTTCGTCGGGCTCTTCAGCGCTCGGATCGCCGAGGGCACCCCCGCCCGGCACGTGGTCGTGCCCGGTCCCGGGCCGTACGCGCTGGCAGACGTGCCGCTGGGGTCGTGGTACGTGCTGACGCACGCCTTCGGCACGTGCGCGCTGGACGGCAACCAGGCACTGCGGCCGTTCACCGGCCTCACCGGCCCGGTGCACATCCAGCGCGGCGTCACGGCGAGCCTGGCCGACGTGCGGCTGCGCCCGCGCCACGGCTTCGACCCGCCGGTCCTGCTGGCTCTCCCGGACCTGCGCCAGGCCGCCGTTTCGCGGTCGCTGGCGAGCTGA